From a region of the Entelurus aequoreus isolate RoL-2023_Sb linkage group LG27, RoL_Eaeq_v1.1, whole genome shotgun sequence genome:
- the lrrc8db gene encoding leucine rich repeat containing 8 VRAC subunit Db, which translates to MFTLTEVASLNDIQPTYRILKPWWDVFMDYLGIVMLMLAIFAGTMQLTRDQVVCLPALDEAGEFLGPQPTEAADRLWSKESAMGEQAAPLIATRPPDVVAPTVPLPQQFPPTGIRTKLDFQQYVFVNQMCYHVALPWYSKYFPYLALIHTLILMVSSNFWFKYPRTSSKIEHFVSILGKCFESPWTTKALSETACEDSEENKQRLAGTSTYPKHLSTSSEEGSPNQSAPLLTKSGVTFSAEKLVSEVPAMTILDKKDGEQAKALFEKVRKFRAHVEDSDLIYRLYAIQTVIKTVKFIVILCYTMTFVASIDFHHVCEPEIKHLIGYRKFHCTHNMAFMLKKLLVSYIALICVYGVICIYTLFWLFRRPLKEYSFEKVREESSFSDIPDVKNDFAFLLHMVDQYDQLYSKRFGVFLSEVSENKLREISLNHEWTFEKLRQHVTRNAQEKLELHLFMLSGVPDAVFDLTDLEILKLELIPEVRITAKISQMINLQELHFYHCPAKVEQTAFIFLRDHLRCLHVKFTDVAEIPSWAYLLKNLRELYLVGNLNSENNKMIGLESLRDLRHLKVLHLKSNLTKIPTNITDLSPHLLKLVVHNDGTKLLVLNSLKKMMNLAELELLNCELERIPHAIFSLTNLQELDLKSNHIRTIEEVISFQHLKRLTCLKLWHNKIISIPLSISHVKNLESLFLSHNKLECLPLSLFYLLKLRHLDVSHNSIATIPVEVGFLQNLQHFAITGNKVEVLPKQLFKCTKLRTLCLGHNCIASIPEKVGQLAQLSHFEVKGNCLDRLPAQLGQCALLRRSCLIVEDHLFDSLPLEVKESINQESSVAFTNGCKCLTDGR; encoded by the coding sequence ATGTTTACTCTTACTGAAGTCGCCTCCCTGAATGATATCCAGCCAACTTACCGCATCCTGAAGCCATGGTGGGACGTCTTCATGGACTACCTCGGTATTGTCATGCTGATGCTGGCAATATTTGCCGGCACAATGCAGCTGACGCGGGACCAAGTGGTCTGCCTCCCCGCTCTGGACGAGGCCGGCGAATTCCTGGGTCCTCAACCGACGGAGGCGGCGGACAGGCTTTGGAGTAAGGAGAGCGCCATGGGGGAGCAGGCGGCGCCTCTCATTGCCACGAGGCCTCCGGACGTGGTCGCTCCCACAGTTCCACTCCCGCAGCAATTTCCACCAACCGGTATCAGAACCAAGTTGGATTTTCAGCAGTATGTTTTTGTCAACCAGATGTGCTACCACGTTGCCCTTCCGTGGTATTCCAAATATTTCCCCTACCTCGCTCTTATCCACACCCTGATACTGATGGTTAGCAGCAACTTCTGGTTCAAGTATCCAAGGACCAGCTCCAAGATAGAGCACTTTGTGTCCATACTGGGCAAATGCTTTGAGTCTCCTTGGACTACAAAAGCGCTGTCCGAGACGGCGTGTGAGGACTCTGAGGAGAACAAACAGAGGCTGGCAGGGACCTCCACCTATCCGAAGCACCTCTCCACAAGCAGCGAGGAGGGCAGTCCCAACCAGTCGGCCCCTTTATTGACCAAGTCCGGCGTCACCTTCTCTGCCGAGAAGCTGGTCAGCGAGGTGCCCGCCATGACCATACTGGACAAGAAAGATGGCGAGCAGGCCAAGGCGCTCTTTGAGAAGGTCAGGAAGTTCCGCGCACACGTGGAGGACAGTGACTTGATCTACCGCCTGTACGCCATTCAGACGGTCATCAAGACGGTGAAGTTCATTGTGATCCTGTGCTACACCATGACTTTTGTGGCTTCCATAGACTTCCATCATGTGTGCGAGCCTGAAATCAAGCACCTGATAGGATACAGGAAGTTTCACTGCACGCACAACATGGCCTTCATGCTGAAAAAGCTGCTTGTGAGCTACATCGCGCTCATATGCGTCTATGGCGTCATCTGCATTTACACGCTGTTCTGGCTTTTTCGACGTCCACTGAAGGAGTATTCCTTTGAGAAGGTGAGAGAGGAAAGCAGCTTCAGTGACATTCCAGACGTGAAGAACGACTTTGCTTTCCTGCTGCACATGGTGGATCAGTACGACCAGCTCTATTCCAAACGCTTTGGCGTCTTCCTCTCTGAGGTCAGCGAGAACAAACTCCGAGAGATCAGCCTGAACCATGAGTGGACCTTCGAGAAGCTTCGGCAGCACGTGACTCGCAACGCTCAAGAAAAGCTTGAGCTCCATCTCTTCATGTTGTCAGGAGTGCCAGACGCCGTTTTTGATCTCACAGATTTGGAAATTCTCAAACTGGAGTTAATCCCCGAGGTCCGGATCACGGCCAAGATCTCACAAATGATTAACCTCCAGGAGCTCCACTTCTACCACTGTCCTGCCAAAGTGGAGCAGACTGCTTTCATTTTCCTCCGGGATCACCTGAGGTGCCTTCATGTCAAGTTCACTGACGTTGCAGAGATTCCCAGCTGGGCGTATCTGTTGAAGAATTTAAGAGAACTCTACTTAGTGGGGAATCTCAACTCTGAAAACAATAAAATGATTGGACTGGAGTCTCTGCGGGACCTGAGACACTTGAAGGTTCTACATCTCAAAAGCAACCTCACAAAAATCCCCACCAACATCACTGATCTGTCACCACATCTTCTCAAGCTGGTCGTCCACAATGATGGCACCAAGCTGCTGGTACTGAACAGTTTGAAGAAGATGATGAACCTGGCTGAGCTGGAGCTACTCAATTGCGAGCTGGAACGCATCCCGCACGCCATCTTCAGTCTGACGAACCTTCAGGAGCTGGATCTGAAGTCCAACCACATTCGGACCATTGAAGAGGTCATCAGCTTCCAGCACCTTAAGCGGCTGACATGCCTCAAGCTGTGGCACAATAAGATCATCTCCATCCCGCTGTCCATCAGCCACGTCAAGAACCTGGAATCGCTATTTTTGTCGCACAACAAGCTGGAGTGTCTGCCCTTGTCCTTGTTCTATTTGCTCAAGCTGAGGCACCTAGACGTCAGCCACAACTCCATCGCCACCATACCCGTGGAGGTGGGCTTTTTGCAGAACCTCCAACATTTCGCCATCACAGGCAACAAAGTGGAAGTGCTTCCCAAGCAGCTCTTCAAGTGCACCAAGCTGAGGACGCTGTGCCTCGGCCACAATTGCATCGCCTCCATTCCGGAGAAAGTTGGCCAGCTGGCGCAGCTCAGCCACTTTGAGGTGAAGGGGAACTGCCTGGACCGGCTGCCCGCCCAGCTGGGTCAGTGTGCTCTCTTGCGCCGCAGCTGCCTCATCGTGGAGGACCACCTCTTTGACTCGCTGCCCCTGGAGGTCAAGGAGAGCATCAATCAGGAATCCAGTGTTGCTTTCACAAACGGCTGCAAGTGTCTGACTGATGGACGGTAG